In the genome of Streptomyces sp. NBC_00190, one region contains:
- a CDS encoding glycoside hydrolase family 64 protein, with translation MKTTHAPPHRGRIRLIPLILLAALLTLSGSLLFAPTTTRAAAADYTQGVTAEGSGAVRIWFTPATPAALVDVHYLPGGGLGQQNVRMAAGAGTWQQNISGLAPGSTLEYWFTYEKGGPLHDTPHFTHTVGGGGDGGGGGGGTGSFPITFVNNTRGTYADSQIFVTVLGQVTPGQWSYMKPDGTMAHISHLDATTPGHLVKRGVNYPDMSFTLAQVGGTVPSPPAIRGGRIYLSLGSPVYIPVSPDDQGWGGPDLRNPNDPNSDVYYDWYEYTYVHGQVAFGGNTTQVDQFGFPITSRLRQSSSGYDTTQGITRTRAEVMQQYAASVGPAFTPLRTPYRIVAPRSSDLFLPGGAQQNHLTAAIDQAWAYYTTHPFTLNRLGETLSGRVTGSTLTFGKNGAGSFTLHKPTSADVMACAGAMASGNDTEKQLGAEFCAAFNRGVALDTTAWYRPAAYYTGPAKNDYAGFFHTVGLDRRAYGFPYDDVNDQSSVQILGNSEPPTGLTLGVGW, from the coding sequence ATGAAGACCACCCACGCACCACCCCACCGGGGCCGGATACGTCTGATCCCGCTGATCCTGCTGGCCGCCCTGCTCACCCTGTCGGGGTCCCTCCTGTTCGCGCCGACGACGACTCGGGCCGCCGCCGCCGACTACACGCAGGGCGTCACCGCTGAGGGCTCCGGGGCCGTACGGATCTGGTTCACGCCGGCCACCCCGGCCGCGCTGGTGGACGTCCACTACCTGCCGGGCGGGGGCCTGGGCCAGCAGAACGTCCGGATGGCCGCCGGCGCCGGCACCTGGCAGCAGAACATCAGCGGCCTGGCTCCCGGGTCCACCCTCGAGTACTGGTTCACCTACGAGAAGGGCGGCCCGCTCCACGACACTCCCCACTTCACCCACACGGTCGGCGGAGGCGGAGATGGAGGTGGCGGCGGAGGCGGTACCGGCAGCTTCCCGATCACCTTCGTGAACAACACCCGTGGCACGTACGCCGATTCACAGATCTTCGTCACCGTCCTCGGCCAGGTGACCCCGGGCCAGTGGTCGTACATGAAGCCCGACGGCACCATGGCCCACATCAGCCACCTCGATGCCACGACCCCCGGCCACCTGGTCAAACGAGGCGTGAACTACCCCGACATGTCCTTCACCCTCGCGCAGGTGGGTGGCACCGTCCCCTCCCCGCCCGCGATCCGCGGGGGCCGGATCTACCTCTCCCTCGGCTCCCCGGTGTACATCCCCGTCTCCCCCGACGACCAGGGCTGGGGCGGGCCGGACCTGCGCAACCCGAACGACCCCAACAGCGACGTGTACTACGACTGGTACGAGTACACCTACGTGCACGGACAGGTCGCGTTCGGCGGGAACACCACCCAGGTCGACCAGTTCGGCTTCCCGATCACCTCGCGGCTGCGCCAGAGCTCCAGCGGCTACGACACCACCCAGGGCATCACCCGCACCCGCGCCGAGGTGATGCAGCAGTACGCGGCCTCCGTCGGCCCCGCCTTCACACCGCTGCGGACGCCCTACCGGATCGTGGCGCCCCGGTCCTCGGACCTCTTCCTCCCCGGCGGCGCCCAGCAGAACCACCTCACCGCCGCGATCGACCAGGCCTGGGCCTACTACACCACCCACCCCTTCACCCTGAACCGTCTCGGTGAGACGCTTTCCGGACGCGTCACGGGTTCCACCCTCACCTTCGGCAAGAACGGCGCGGGCTCCTTCACCCTGCACAAACCCACCTCGGCCGACGTCATGGCCTGCGCCGGCGCGATGGCCTCGGGCAACGACACCGAGAAGCAACTCGGCGCGGAGTTCTGCGCCGCGTTCAACCGGGGCGTCGCACTCGACACCACCGCCTGGTACCGGCCGGCGGCGTACTACACGGGCCCGGCGAAGAACGACTACGCCGGCTTCTTCCACACCGTCGGCCTGGACCGGCGGGCCTACGGCTTCCCCTACGACGACGTCAACGACCAGTCCTCCGTGCAGATCCTCGGCAACTCCGAACCGCCGACCGGGCTGACCCTCGGCGTCGGCTGGTAA